The Syngnathus scovelli strain Florida chromosome 21, RoL_Ssco_1.2, whole genome shotgun sequence DNA segment CACCAGTATGAAAAGCAGATCCTCGAGAACCAGCTGCTCCTGCACGCCCAGCGCCAGCGTGCCTGCGCGCGACCCGCGTTCCAGTAAGTacacaaatgttgatttttctcacacacacacacacacacacactctcatgcatatgcacgcacgcacccacAGCCGGATCGGCAGCCGATGCGGGGCCGGCGATGAAGTCCCCCAAGAGGGCGGGCCTCTCGTACACCCAACTGGGAAAGACGGGATTGAGCTGCGCCGGGTTCTTCTTGTTGTGTTTGTCCCGCAACATCTTGCGCGTCACCTCGGCCGACTGCGGGAATTCCCAGCCATCACGCGAGCGATCCGTCACGCGAGCGATCGCTTTGCCAACGCTTTGCAAGGCTCACCAGGGGGGCGTTGCACGCCGCCGTGGCGTTCCCCAGCTtcttgcgcagctcgtccagctcCTGCATGGACATCTTGGAGACGCCGGTCGCCGCGCTCAGGACGCTCGTCGTCGTcgccgccgcagcagcagcgCAAGCCTCCGAACGATCCTTGGCGTTCTGCTGCAGGCGCTGCAGCGTCTGCACCGAGTTGTCATATTTGTGTCATCGTGTCGTCACATTAGTCCACGCAAACATCCTTACCTGGGAGTCCTCGCACAGGCGCGACAGCAGGTAGACCAGCGGATCCAGGTGGCGGACATTTTTCGATTTCAGCTCCTCGTACTTCCTCAGGAAGTCCTCTGGCGTCTGGGAGAACTCGGCGAGCTTCACCTTTCGGGGAGAGAAAGTGTCTTATGCGCCCACCCGTGGGaatgagccgccgccgccgccgcctcctaccTTGGCGCTGTGGGCCGAGACTGTGGTGGTGATGTAGGGCGTGCGGTGCTTCTGCAGAAGGTCGATGTAACCTTCCGCTCCGTCACCCCCTCGCACGTCCAACACGCTCAGCAGCTCGTTGACGTGATGGTGGATCCGAAACTCGCTCATGGTGCTGCAAGCGGGAAGATGCAAGGATGGAAATGAGTCGAGAGAGGGGGGGTCATGAAACGACGAGGTCGCAGCAGCATTTTtcacaccttgtatggatgtgaaCAAGCAACAAAGCCCAAAGAAACATGGCTACTTGGAGAAACGCAAGTTGACACTCAAACTGATGACAATCCATCCATACCCGAATGCTTTTGACAAGAAACCCATTGACCGAGAGACGTTGCGCGGAGAAGAATGCTAACGCGATAGCCGCTTTTGCGTACCGCAGAGAACTTGCGTCGTCCCCCCGGGGAGCTGCAGACACGTTCCGATGATTCGTGTGGTGTTGGGCGACAATTTGCACTTGGCTAAAGTGGCGCCATCAGCCCCCTTCGTCTTCTTCTACGCTTTTTCACGACGAGCACAAAggaggatgccccccccccccccccccgcgagAAGAAATTACCGCGATATAATTTAGTAATTACTAACATAAAATGAAGCGATCTATTATACAAAGCGTTTCTTTATATTGAGACCATGTTTAACTTGAACATTGCTTCTACGCGCTGACACAAGGCTGTCGCCCGCAGGTGAAATGTAAAACTACAGCTCCCGAGATGCTCCGCGGTGCGTCGACGTCACTTTCAACCCCGGAAGCGTCGCGTTTGCTCTCACGACGTCAAACGTCACGGACGAGACGTTCCGCTGACGTCACCGGGCGCTTACAGCGCGCGGCAAGCTCAGCGTCATAGACGACGACGTCACGCGTTGCGGTTCGGCGGCGGCGGACGGGAAGCGGCCGCGGTGATTTGTGGCTGCGCCCTTTCCGAAGCGTGACGACGTCATGGCCGAGCCTCAGGTGCTCGACGCGGCCGAGCAGGcgaaccaccaccaccagcagcagcagcagcaccaccaccaccaccaccaccgcgaCGTCGTCCGCGGTCCGGCACGCCTGCCGCCGCACggcctgctgctgccgccgccgcacggcctgctgctgccgccgctcgGTCCGGCCGCCGGCGGGCGCCCGCCGCCCAAGGGCAGCCCGACTTCCGAGCCGGGCCTGCGCTGGGTGCGCCTCAACGTGGGGGGGACCTACTTCGTCACCACCAAGCAGACTTTGTGCAGGGATCCCAAGTCGTTCCTGTTCCGACTGTGCCAGGACCACCCGGACCTGGACTCCGACAAAGTGAGCTCGCATGCTGTCTCCCCAATTGCAGCCCACCGCAAGCATCACggagcgtggcgtggcgtggcgggcGCTTTGGTGGTGCACGACATCATGACAATGGCCACTTTGTGGTGCTCTCGGTGGAGCACTTGATCTTGTCTCGTCAGTGTGCATGCAATAGCTCGCCTACAGTGGAATTAATTGTCTGTCACGCTTGCGCGATTGCTCAAGTTGAATATCTCGTCGTGACGTGATCGAGTTCCCATTTGAACTTGTAATGTGATCAGCTGGACTTGATTTAATCATTTGTTTGAACGGTTTTGTAGAAGAAGAGCAGCATCGTTTTAGGGTCACTTTGTGTTGTTTGGCTGAATGCGGAAATCAAAACCTCGTCACGTTCAAAGCTAAAACGCATGTCCTGAAACGGACGCACTTGATCTTCTTcatgtgtgttgttgtgtgcaGGACAGCACGGGGGCCTTTTTGATTGACAGGGACCCCACCTACTTCGGGCCCGTCCTGAACTATCTCCGTCACGGAAAGCTCATCATGGACAAGAACCTGGCAGAGGAAGGTAAGACATGTCGACCAGAGTGCTGAGTCAGCCTGTCACGCCTCTGCGCGCTTGCCTGCTTGGCTTCAGGCGTcctggaagaggccgagttctaCAACATCGCCTCCTTGGTGCGTTTGGTGAAGGAGCGCATACGGGACAACGAGAACCGCACGTCGCAGGTAGCTTGCCGTTGTCGGGCCGTTCCGGCGTTCTCAGGCTAACGGCGCCGAcctgtcggccggccggcctccctccctctctccctccctccctccctccctccctccctctctccctccctcccgcaggGCCCCGTCAAGCACGTCTATCGCGTCCTGCAGTGCCAGGAGGAGGAGCTGACGCAGATGGTCTCCACCATGTCGGACGGATGGAAGTTTGAACAGGTGAGCCTCACGAGACGCGTCAAGTGGCGCTTATGAAGTCGGGTGGCCTTTCCCACCACCTTTGTCGATCCGTACGCTTCCCCCAGCTGATCAGCATCGGCTCGTCGTACAATTACGGCAACGAGGACCAGGCGGAGTTTCTGTGCGTGGTCTCGCGGGAACTCAACAACGCGGCCAATGGCATTGTCATCGAGCCCAGCCAGAAAGCCAAGGTGAGTGGCGGGAGGGGCGGAGCTCAAGGGCCTCTGAGGGATTGTCCCAATGAGGGGAACGAGCCCAACGGACGGAACCCTGCGCTCTCTTTTCTGTGCCGCCGTCGCTCAGCCGTCACTCGTTCATGTCCAGATCCTGCAGGAACGAGGCTCGCGCATGTGAGGACGCCATCGGAGCTCCGCCCGCAACACCTCCGCGGTCTCCTCCTCTGTCTGTCCCGTTGGATCTGATGGGATGTTACTTCATGTCCCGTTAGAAGGGAATCCATCAGTCGACCGAGACCCGACCCCTCCCGACCCCCCCACCATCGGATGCTTCCAAGGTGACAAAGGGCGGTGGCGGGTCTCGTCGCATCTTCGCTGGAAGTGACGCGTGCCGGCTCATTTCTCAATTTCCCGTCTGTGTGTCACGTGCACGTTGGCATATCATCAAATATCAAACCGGCCTCACCCGTCCGTCACCTGCTCACCTGACGGGAAGTGAGGAAGCGGCAGCGTGAACAGAccagccacccccccccccgcgcTTGCAGACGCCGCCAACTTTCTTGACTTTGATGTGATTTGTCTGCATTTGTGAGATGAGCCCCAAACGTATGCTAGCAACTATCCGCTGGCCATTTGGTGAGGGGCATTAGCATGCTACGTTGCTAACGAGCAGCGAGTCTTGTGAGTGTGACGGCGCgtcaactaaaaaaaacaagtttgcatGGGCGCATTTGCCAAACGTGAGCATCACGCTAACGCGGCGACCAGCGACATGCTATCGAGCCCGCTAAGCATGTTAGCGCGTGCCAGACCCGGCGGGGCAGCACGACCGGGAGGCAGGCCGCGGTggaaggaagaaaaagtatgtgaCGTTTGCGACGGTATAGATCAAATCTACTCGTGGCTCGTTTTCATACCATTTCTTTCATCTGGGTAAAGACACAGACGTTCCCATCTTTGTTTCTGCGTCTGTGGTGCCGAAAGGGCGAAACTTTTATAGGACCCAACCCAAGCCAGCGAATGGCGCCAGGCCGTTGCAGCCGTTGCAGCCGTTGCGCCTTGAGGATGCACGGCGATTGTTAGGTCGGAGAGGCCAGAAgcatgcacgcatgcatgcTTGGCCTGGTAATGGGTCCTGCGTGTGCGAACAGTGCAACTGAGCCTAAAGTGGGTTTTGGTTAGGAAGGGCCGACAATTCACTCGTTTCAGTCACATCTTCAACACGCAGTTTGGCAATTGTGGAGCATATCTGTCGCATGGACTAAAGTGGACCCAGAGTCGTCCATGTGTCAAAACTGTCGGTGTCGTTTATCTACGAGGACATGAGAGGGCATCGGAGGAGGGCTGGGCCGagccgggccgggcctggcCGTACACGACCACTTCGGGGGTGGGATGTGTTGATGCGGCGTGTCGACGCCTGCCAGTGTGCACGCGCGCTCGTGTCCCTTGTGTCTTCTTTCATATTTTGTCTGTCGTTGTTGTGCAACTCTTGTTTCTTGCCATAAACTTTGTCTTTGCAAAGACACGTGACGAAATGGGTGCGGAGGCTGCTATGGAGACATGTGAAAAGATGGCTGACAGTGCGGCTATGAAGATGTGCTCCCCGCACAAAgcagcccatccatccatccatgcggcTATGAAGATGTGCTCCCCACACAAAGCCCAGCACGGAAGGGAAAAGCACCATTCATCCTAAAATGCAGCGACACGGTATCTCGGACGACGCCGTTGTTCGTCAACACAAGCAGGCCGATGACATACGTCATTCACGCATCCGCACATTGGCGA contains these protein-coding regions:
- the LOC125991682 gene encoding BTB/POZ domain-containing protein KCTD5; this encodes MAEPQVLDAAEQANHHHQQQQQHHHHHHHRDVVRGPARLPPHGLLLPPPHGLLLPPLGPAAGGRPPPKGSPTSEPGLRWVRLNVGGTYFVTTKQTLCRDPKSFLFRLCQDHPDLDSDKDSTGAFLIDRDPTYFGPVLNYLRHGKLIMDKNLAEEGVLEEAEFYNIASLVRLVKERIRDNENRTSQGPVKHVYRVLQCQEEELTQMVSTMSDGWKFEQLISIGSSYNYGNEDQAEFLCVVSRELNNAANGIVIEPSQKAKILQERGSRM